A single genomic interval of Lathyrus oleraceus cultivar Zhongwan6 chromosome 7, CAAS_Psat_ZW6_1.0, whole genome shotgun sequence harbors:
- the LOC127106803 gene encoding protein NRT1/ PTR FAMILY 8.3, with protein MGSIENGSSLVEQSLLQDEDSRQYTGDGSVDFKGRPVLKLNTGNWKACPFILGNECCERLAYYGIGANLVTYLTHKLHQGNVSAARNVTTWQGTCYLTPLIGAVLADSYWGRYWTIAVFSAIYFIGMCTLTLSATVPALKPAECFSSVCPPATSAQYAIFFFGLYLIALGTGGIKPCVSSFGADQFDDTDPQERIKKGSFFNWFYFSINIGAFVSSSFIVWTQENAGWGIGFGIPALFMGLAIGSFFLGTPLYRFQKPGGSPITRILQVVVASFRKRRLVLPEDSSLLYETPDKRSAILGSRKLEHSDELRCLDRAAIVSDAERESGDNSNLWRLCTVTQVEELKTLIRMFPIWAAGIVFNSVYAQLSTMFVEQGTMMDTSIGSFKIPPASLSCFDVISVIFWVPIYDKIIVPIARKFTGKERGFSELQRMGIGLFISIFSMFAAAFVEIKRLQLARELELVDKPVAVPISVLWQIPQYFLFGAAEVFTNVGQLEFFYDQSPDAMRSLCTAFSLLTTSFGNYLSSFILTVVTYFTTQGGKPGWIPDNLNKGHLDYFFWLLAGLSFLNMLVYMISAKKYKKKKAS; from the exons ATGGGTTCCATAGAGAACGGTTCATCACTTGTGGAACAATCTCTTCTTCAG GATGAAGACAGCAGGCAATATACAGGAGATGGTTCTGTTGACTTTAAAGGAAGGCCTGTTCTCAAGCTCAATACTGGAAATTGGAAAGCTTGCCCATTTATTCTAG GCAATGAATGTTGCGAACGTTTGGCATACTATGGCATTGGAGCAAATCTTGTTACCTATCTCACTCACAAACTACATCAAGGAAATGTCTCTGCTGCAAGAAATGTCACCACTTGGCAAGGAACTTGTTATCTTACACCACTCATTGGAGCCGTTCTAGCTGATTCTTACTGGGGCAGATACTGGACAATTGCTGTTTTTTCTGCAATTTATTTCATT GGAATGTGTACATTGACTCTTTCTGCAACGGTTCCAGCATTGAAGCCTGCAGAGTGTTTTAGTTCGGTGTGCCCTCCAGCTACTTCTGCACAATATGCTATCTTCTTCTTTGGTCTCTACCTGATTGCACTTGGAACTGGTGGTATTAAACCATGCGTGTCATCTTTTGGGGCAGATCAGTTTGATGATACTGATCCTCAAGAACGGATTAAGAAAGGATCCTTTTTCAACTGGTTTTACTTTTCTATCAACATTGGTGCCTTTGTATCAAGCAGTTTTATTGTATGGACTCAAGAAAATGCAGGCTGGGGTATCGGATTTGGCATTCCTGCTTTATTCATGGGGTTAGCTATAGGAAGCTTCTTTTTAGGCACACCCCTCTACAGATTTCAAAAACCAGGGGGAAGCCCTATTACAAGGATATTACAAGTTGTTGTAGCGTCGTTTCGGAAGCGGCGACTGGTTCTCCCTGAGGATAGTAGTCTCTTGTACGAGACACCGGACAAGAGATCTGCGATTCTTGGAAGTAGGAAACTCGAGCATAGCGATGAGCTAAG GTGTCTCGACAGAGCAGCTATAGTGTCGGATGCTGAGAGGGAAAGCGGTGACAATTCTAACTTGTGGAGACTTTGCACTGTGACACAGGTGGAGGAATTGAAAACTTTGATCCGAATGTTTCCAATTTGGGCTGCTGGAATTGTTTTTAATTCTGTTTATGCCCAGCTGTCCACAATGTTTGTGGAACAAGGAACTATGATGGACACAAGTATTGGTTCCTTCAAAATTCCTCCAGCTTCACTCTCGTGTTTTGATGTAATAAGTGTTATTTTCTGGGTTCCTATCTACGACAAAATTATAGTTCCGATTGCAAGGAAATTTACCGGCAAAGAACGAGGCTTTTCAGAGCTGCAAAGAATGGGAATTGGCCTTTTTATTTCAATCTTTAGCATGTTTGCAGCGGCTTTTGTGGAGATTAAGCGACTGCAGCTTGCGCGAGAGCTTGAGCTTGTTGATAAACCTGTCGCTGTACCGATTAGTGTATTATGGCAAATACCTCAATATTTCTTATTTGGAGCAGCAGAAGTATTCACAAATGTGGGGCAACTTGAGTTTTTCTATGACCAATCTCCCGATGCAATGCGGAGTTTATGCACTGCTTTCTCGCTTTTGACAACTTCATTTGGGAATTACTTGAGCTCTTTCATTCTTACTGTTGTAACTTACTTCACTACACAAGGCGGAAAACCCGGGTGGATTCCGGATAACTTGAACAAAGGTCATCTTGATTATTTTTTCTGGCTTTTAGCTGGGCTTAGTTTCTTAAATATGTTAGTGTATATGATTTCAGCCAAAAAGTACAAGAAGAAAAAAGCTTCTTAG